AGCCATTCATCCCTAAAGTCATTGTGTGAATAAAAATTATCACTATACTCATTACTACCTGCACACAATAATCCAGTATTTGGCTCAGATGATTGTGGACCAACTATAGTATTGCCATCAATAATAATACTAGCAGCTGTAAGTATATTTATCTTGAAATTATTAACATCTTTTCCCAAATTTGGTATAATGGTAAAATATTTGCGTAGTTCAGCAAAATATGAAGTCTCGATTCCATTTTCGTCAAAAAATTTATTTTCATTACCCTTAACTTTACACCACTCTTCTTGAAATAGCTTAGCAAAGTGTTCCAAGGACCTTACCTGTAGTTGTGATGCTAATATGGTTTCAATGATTGCCTTTATGTTCTTGTTTTGTAACCCTTTGGCTAACACACAACGACTGATAATACCTGCATATATGTTTTCAACCTTCCCAGACTTTTCACCCGTTAGCTTTTTATAAAATTCAGCACATAGTGGGAGCTTACCGGTTTCATCCTCCACTGTTATTTTTATCGTCATATCACCATCCTTTATTCCGGTAATATATTCATGTTGTTGTATTATACTACCATTTTCACCTTCCACATTTGATAACTTTTCTTTGATAAAATCTGAATTTGGTATTCCAGCTCTTTGCGTTATAGTCTGCATTAAATAATTATTCAGAGCGTATTTTTTCAAAACATAATTTCCCTTTTTACCTTCACTTACTGGTATCTCCTCATATCCTCTCAGCCAACCTCGGGTAAAAAGTAATCCACCGCCCCACTCTTTTTTTAATTGATCGAGGGTGGCGATGACCAAATCCATGTAAGAGTATGCCTTAATCTTTAAATCAATTGGCTCTTTTAGCTGAGAATTATAGGTAATTTCAGATATAACGCTTTTAATGAACACAGTGACCAAACTGGTCGCAATCAGCATCAAACTTAGCACAAGTAGCAATATACTGCCTGAAGAATTATTTTTACTGACTTTTTTAAACAAAACCACCAACTTGATAATAATGAAACTACAAAAATAAAAAAGCTTTTTTTATATATATACCCTACCGGCCATATATTTATAATTAAAGCCACCATATCTTTCCCTATTATCCAATCACTATTCCAAATATGTCAATAACGTTTTGTCATATTATAGGTATTATCTCATTGTCTACTAATCAAATCCCGCCTATGCTGTGACCATATCATGACAAGCCTAGCAGACCATCACAGGATGATAATAACCGAATGTTGCACAGAAATTGGCTGTAAAATTACAGCACATGCGATCTATATATCGCTTTCAAAATCGAGATTGTACCATTATAATAGCTGGCTGTTATCCAAATCCTATGTTATTTCCTATTCGCGCAAGCCTATATCACAGCTGAAAGATTCTCTTGGGACTCCCCTAGGGTTACATGAAATAATCGAAAAATATGGAGATAATTTACCGCCAGGCACAATCCTGAAAGGCCGCGTAGCCACAAACAAAACCTACTTCGATTTGGATCCTTCCGAACAGAAAGGCAACTATGTTACAACACGCATACTAAGGCTATCTGGCCTACAGCAGGGGTTTAACAAAGGCGGAAACTGCGACTCCTATGAGCGTTATATATATATACATGGTACAATCCATGATGAAAAAATCGGTGAAAGAATATCCAATGGTTGCATATGTATGAAAACCAACGACCTAATAGAACTATATGATATTGTACCTTGTGGGTCTTTGGTGATGATAGCCAATGATTAGCCGGTGGCCCAGGGCATTTGTATCTTGACCTTTGACCCGATATATTTAAAATTTAACTCACAATGGGTGGTTGTGAACTGATGGCGGAAGCCGTGACTGCATTTGGCAACGAAATAGGTATATCACTAAATGTAGATAACGAAAATTATTGTTGCATATCGATAAATGATGACATGCAGCTTCATATGAAGTTCAATGACTATTTTGATGGAATCGTTTTCTATGCCGAACTGGGCGAAGTTCCGGAAATGAATCAACACAATACGTTAAAATATTTTACCTGTGAAAATTGTGCCCAAAGCAACACCGAAGGTATGACATTTTCCTATGATGATGAGTCGAAAAACATAGGAGTAGCATCATTGCTACCAGCAAATGTTATCAACCTGGATAACCTGAAAAAGATTCTGGAAAAATTTATTACCAAAGCCACCTCTTTAAAAGAGAAGATGGTTGAATTTATGCAAGGAATATCAAATCCCTCTGACAAAACCAGCCCTGGTGAGCCAATTCAGCCAAGTGGCCCGACCCAAGGGTTATCGCCGGTTGATCAATTTATGAGGATATAAAGTACCACTAGTGCTTACCTATCAAAAACTTTTCAGCCACTGCCATGGTAACGAGTATCATCAGCACAGAAATATGAGAGGTAATAGAAACTGCCTTTCCATTGAGCCCTGGCATAGTAATAATAATATTGTAAAAAAATATAACTATATACCACAGAACCGCTTAATTTTGAGCGATTGAATGGGTATGTCTTTTATGTCTTTTATGTTTTTTATGTTTTTACAGATTTGTTCTCACCAGCCTATGCTTCCCATTTGTTCTATTATGCGCAGCCCCAGGTCTAATAAACATAAAAACGGTGGAATCGAATGGTGATAATGCTATGCATAAAAGTTCAGAAATACTGTTGCCAAACACTATAAATACAGTAGCCATTGATCCTGTGATTGAAAATACCCTAATGATCTTGAAGCCGGATTGCATGGAGAAAAAGCTTTCTGGTAAGGTGATTGATAGAGTTCAACAGGTTGGCCTGGATATAGTTGCCTGTAAAATGATGGCCCTGGGATCCGATATATTGAAGGATCATTATTCGCATCTAGCCAGTTTGCCATTTTTCCCAGAAATACTATCATTCATGGGTTCTTGTCCGGTTATTGTGCTGGTGCTAAGAGGCCTCGATGGTATAAAAAAGCTCAGAGATTTGCTAGGCCCCACCGATTCTGCCCAGGCTCCAAAAGGCACAATTCGTGGCGATTTTGGCCAGGATAAGATGAGAAACATCGCCCATGCATCGGATTCGGCTGAGAGCGCCCAGAAGGAAATAAAAAGATTTTTCAGTGAGTCGGAACTATTTTTGTAATTTTTGTAATTTTTGTAATAACTTAGATACCAATGCACTATTTGGTGCTATTCGGATTTGGTGGAGGTTCATGCATACCTTCCAGTTTTGTTTTATATACATTGGTTCTATTATTCTTGGTTGGTGCATGTCTTAGTGGAACGCCACCCGGGGAAAGAATGTTCGCCGTAACAAAAATAAGGAGGTTCTTTTTTTGCGATGTTTCGCCTTTGGATCTAAAGAGCTTACCAACCAGTGGGATATCACCTAATATGGGAATTTTATCATGGACTTCTTTGATCTCTTCTCTGGTCAATCCACCCATCACCACCGTAGCTCCATCAAACACTGTCACCTCGGTTTTTATTTCACGAGTTGAAAAAATTGGCTGAAGAAATCCCG
Above is a genomic segment from Puniceicoccales bacterium containing:
- a CDS encoding L,D-transpeptidase, with protein sequence MTSLADHHRMIITECCTEIGCKITAHAIYISLSKSRLYHYNSWLLSKSYVISYSRKPISQLKDSLGTPLGLHEIIEKYGDNLPPGTILKGRVATNKTYFDLDPSEQKGNYVTTRILRLSGLQQGFNKGGNCDSYERYIYIHGTIHDEKIGERISNGCICMKTNDLIELYDIVPCGSLVMIAND
- a CDS encoding type III secretion system chaperone, which codes for MGGCELMAEAVTAFGNEIGISLNVDNENYCCISINDDMQLHMKFNDYFDGIVFYAELGEVPEMNQHNTLKYFTCENCAQSNTEGMTFSYDDESKNIGVASLLPANVINLDNLKKILEKFITKATSLKEKMVEFMQGISNPSDKTSPGEPIQPSGPTQGLSPVDQFMRI
- a CDS encoding nucleoside-diphosphate kinase produces the protein MHKSSEILLPNTINTVAIDPVIENTLMILKPDCMEKKLSGKVIDRVQQVGLDIVACKMMALGSDILKDHYSHLASLPFFPEILSFMGSCPVIVLVLRGLDGIKKLRDLLGPTDSAQAPKGTIRGDFGQDKMRNIAHASDSAESAQKEIKRFFSESELFL